The following are encoded together in the Fusarium keratoplasticum isolate Fu6.1 chromosome 1, whole genome shotgun sequence genome:
- a CDS encoding AMP deaminase, producing MPGNAIFEESESAALDVRTRESDEEGEEARDSGATGHGASDEQAASDAGSHPDHSDDDLEDGMLLRDLPKRTTFYDPVAERQMSQTDAKFFYHRNKADLRSGGGAGSQSIPQSPFLASSSRPATEYGADSMVLDSNGRRVDSFAPGLEMPGPAIDPAAITQSPTRIEPHPAPYPPSHPSVPPTRAGTIAQEPRVGDGPAAGLPAGGLFDTEPHITAELSAISKNIQRILDLRRKYIALSLQGPEDNPKDDPEWDIYPPPPEPAWQQRSHHQAGAAEHIPGQENAGLNGNKEAPGGQSRSETRESKRPVRKRRPGEDIGEDFDIADLLPLPSNDGRTYKLDDSGVYQVFERDAEEPSIRVPTIREFYMDLDDILDVSSDGPSKSFAFRRLQYLEGKFNLYVLLNEYQETADSKKVPHRDFYNVRKVDTHVHHSACMNQKHLLRFIKSKMKKFPNEVVLFRDGKHLTLAEVFASINLTAYDLSIDTLDMHAHTDSFHRFDKFNLKYNPIGESRLRTIFLKTDNFIHGRYLAEITKEVISDLESSKYQMVEWRISIYGKSIDEWDKLAAWVVDNKLFSHNVRWLIQIPRLYDVYKASGLMETFEQVVKNVFQPLFEVTKDPSSHPKLHIFLQRVIGFDSVDDESKVERRLFKKFPVPKVWDTKQNPPYSYWIYYLYSNLVSLNYWRKKRGFNTLVLRPHCGEAGDSEHLAVAALCCHSISHGLLLRKVPLLQYMFYLEQIGIAMSPLSNNALFLAYERNPFHQYFKRGLNVSLSTDDPLQFAFTKEPLIEEYAVAAQIYKLSPVDMCELAKNSVKQSGYELSVKEQWLGPGCDKPGREGNTMVKTNVPDRREEFRHFTLMQEREVLAKYVHYNANSEFSAQPGGTDSKMSESAVYMAGQSTGAGLPSGDEPSNVEASPSASYHAATVGSPTGLSTGRDQTWTSDAMADLHLSGSDPRMFPGIFTRGHRTGSLRNLGQAAEGRTTSDDVFGPDTS from the exons ATGCCTG GCAACGCCATTTTTGAAGAGAGTGAATCCGCAGCTCTCGACGTACGAACTCGCGAGTcggatgaagaaggcgaggaggCCCGGGACTCTGGGGCGACTGGCCATGGCGCCTCCGACGAGCAAGCAGCGTCCGACGCTGGTTCGCACCCCGACCACAGTGACGACGATCTCGAAGACGGAATGCTGTTGCGGGACCTTCCAAAGAGAACAACATTCTACGACCCCGTCGCTGAGCGTCAGATGAGCCAGACGGACGCGAAGTTCTTTTATCACCGAAACAAGGCCGATCTGCGAAGTGGCGGTGGTGCTGGCAGCCAGTCGATACCTCAGAGTCCCTTTCTGGCCTCCAGCTCTCGCCCTGCGACCGAGTATGGCGCAGATTCTATGGTTCTAGACTCCAATGGCCGTCGCGTTGATTCCTTTGCGCCTGGATTGGAGATGCCAGGCCCCGCTATCGACCCTGCAGCGATCACACAGTCGCCCACAAGGATTGAGCCTCATCCTGCGCCTTATCCTCCTAGCCACCCTTCAGTGCCCCCTACTCGAGCTGGAACTATCGCGCAGGAACCACGAGTAGGCGACGGCCCTGCTGCTGGGTTGCCTGCTGGAGGTCTCTTCGACACTGAACCCCACATCACTGCTGAGCTCAGTGCCATTTCCAAGAACATCCAAAGGATTTTGGATCTTCGACGCAAATACATTGCGCTTTCGCTGCAGGGGCCGGAAGACAACCCAAAAGATGACCCTGAATGGGACATTTATCCTCCCCCACCTGAGCCTGCATGGCAGCAACGTTCGCACCATCAAGCTGGTGCTGCAGAGCATATTCCTGGTCAAGAGAACGCAGGATTGAATGGCAACAAAGAGGCACCCGGTGGTCAATCACGATCAGAGACTCGGGAGAGCAAGCGACCAGTGCGAAAGCGGAGGCCAGGCGAAGACATCGGCGAGGACTTTGATATTGCCGATTTGCTACCCCTTCCCAGCAACGACGGGCGCACATACAAGCTAGATGATAGTGGAGTCTACCAGGTGTTTGAGCGCGATGCTGAGGAGCCTTCGATCCGAGTTCCTACAATCAGGGAGTTCTACATGGACCTGGACGACATCTTGGATGTCTCCTCCGATGGACCCAGCAAGAGTTTCGCATTCAGACGTCTCCAGTATCTTGAAGGCAAGTTCAACCTCTATGTCCTTCTCAACGAGTATCAAGAAACGGCGGACAGCAAGAAGGTGCCCCATCGTGATTTTTACAATGTTCGAAAGGTTGATACTCACGTTCACCACTCGGCATGCATGAATCAGAAGCATCTGTTGCGCTTCATCAAGAGTAAGATGAAGAAGTTCCCCAACGAGGTGGTACTATTCCGTGACGGAAAGCACCTCACCCTGGCCGAGGTCTTTGCCAGTATCAACTTGACCGCCTATGACCTCAGCATTGACACTCTTGATATGCAC GCTCATACCGATTCGTTCCATCGATTTGACAAGTTCAACCTCAAGTATAACCCGATCGGCGAGTCTCGTCTCCGTACCATCTTTCTCAAGACGGACAACTTCATTCACGGCCGGTACTTGGCCGAGATCACCAAGGAGGTCATTTCTGACCTTGAGTCGAGCAAGTACCAGATGGTTGAGTGGCGAATCTCAATCTATGGCAAGTCCATTGACGAGTGGGACAAGCTCGCTGCTTGGGTAGTTGACAACAAGCTCTTCTCGCACAACGTTCGCTGGTTGATCCAGATCCCCCGTCTCTACGACGTCTACAAAGCTAGTGGCTTGATGGAGACGTTTGAGCAGGTGGTGAAGAACGTTTTCCAGCCTCTTTTTGAGGTTACCAAGGACCCTTCAAGCCACCCAAAGCTACACATCTTCCTCCAAAGGGTGATTGGCTTTGATAGTGTCGACGATGAGAGTAAGGTTGAACGACGCCTCTTCAAAAAGTTCCCCGTGCCAAAGGTCTGGGACACTAAGCAGAACCCGCCTTACAGCTATTGGATCTACTACCTCTACTCTAACCTGGTATCTCTGAACTACTGGCGCAAGAAGCGTGGCTTCAATACTCTTGTCCTACGGCCACACTGTGGAGAGGCTGGCGACAGTGAGCATCTGGCTGTTGCCGCCCTTTGCTGTCACAGCATCAGCCACGGATTGCTCCTTCGTAAGGTGCCTCTTTTACAGTACATGTTTTATCTGGAACAGATTGGCATCGCCATGTCGCCGCTCAGTAACAATGCTTTGTTCTTGGCATATGAACGGAACCCTTTCCACCAGTATTTCAAGCGAGGCTTGAACGTGTCACTTTCTACGGATGATCCTTTGCAGTTTGCCTTCACAAAGGAGCCTCTCATTGAGGAATATGCAGTGGCTGCGCAGATTTACAAGCTTAGTCCCGTCGACATGTGCGAACTGGCGAAGAACTCGGTTAAGCAGAGTGGCTACGAGTTGTCTGTCAAGGAGCAGTGGCTGGGACCAGGCTGTGACAAGCCGGGCCGAGAAGGAAACACCATGGTCAAGACAAATGTTCCTGACCGGCGTGAAGAGTTCCGGCACTTCACACTGATGCAGGAGAGGGAGGT GCTAGCAAAATATGTCCACTACAATGCTAACAGCGAGTTCTCGGCCCAACCTGGTGGCACTGATAGTAAGATGTCAGAGTCAGCAGTGTACATGGCCGGGCAGTCCACCGGCGCGGGTCTTCCCTCTGGTGATGAGCCCTCGAATGTGGAAGCGTCCCCGTCGGCTAGCTATCATGCCGCAACCGTAGGATCACCTACTGGATTATCGACTGGCCGAGACCAGACCTGGACTAGCGATGCCATGGCAGATCTTCACCTGTCGGGAAGCGATCCGAGGATGTTCCCAGGAATCTTCACACGAGGACATCGCACTGGTAGCCTCCGCAACTTGGGCCAGGCTGCTGAAGGCCGGACGACATCTGACGATGTTTTTGGGCCCGATACATCCTGA
- a CDS encoding Actin cytoskeleton-regulatory complex protein SLA1, with product MGFLGVYRAVYDYAPQAEGELAINDGDLLYVLDKNGDDGWWKAKKKAGADDEDEPTGLVPNNYVEQAKPVEHARALYDYTRQTDEELSFPEDAQLEVYDTSDPDWILTGLDGEYGFVPSNYIEIGGSEEPPAPSLPPAPPALPSRPQPAPAPEPEPETASPDLPSSAAPALAGPAAALAGVMHARAASQQSAAPPKPPRASVTFSEPPESDDEPIRSPALPARPRAPASPSPTYEHPASPVNMHFHQDPNRRQDVERTPGGFHLYNINEMISIMGKKKKMPTTLGINLLTGVILVAPEHASDGPSQEWTADRMTHYSREGKHVFMELVRPSKSVDFHAGAKDTAEEIVSALGELAGAVRAEGLREVIMAGTQGSSGGGQKKGQVLYDFMAQGDDEVTVAVGDEVIILDNTKSEEWWQVRRLKNGKEGVVPSSYIEITGTISSSSAGINSAKSLVEQNRLEEIRLTKEAIKASKEPQQVGPGMPLPKRGSSLMARENGSNSGQQRSRRENGRSDGSSQPRSKPKPDSSKVRTWTDRSRSFSVEAQFLGLKDGKIHLHKMNGVKIAVPISKMSREDLEYVENLTGISLEDDKPLADVKRARTAEKKSSESSTTAGVTIEKNKSDYDWFQFFLSCEVAVGLCERYAQAFIKDSMDESVLSDVDASTLRALGLREGDIIKVMRHLDTKYGRTRGGKRGVSFAEGDGEGASGGLFSGPGGALRNNTRKGRPAPAVQTSDVVDASAFSKSDGSKAADEDAKSPIQTSPANKSPEPRQAASSGFDDDAWDVKPSKQQPPPQSQPQPPAESAPKPAPEPSPASPPPTQALTGSMKELSLLSAPLEPTKTEPTPPAPKVEVAPEQTAASVPTTQPLGGATPSFFTSVAQARQRPAPPQASVNQASLVPPPPQRPLSAPQTAQPSGFAPPPMVPQMTGALQGQVALPGQSLNEITQARLQQQYTAQMQPAMTGFPGPQGPQPMMPFPTGAGQFMQPMMTGMQAPNQFQPMQAQPTGFQPSFSATQSMYGAPPGGINSYLPPALEPQRTGMPGLPPQVTGMGGMNNTMNNTMTPQPLVPQQTGPPPPVRFGVSNEPKKLAPQPTGRRANLAQATPQNPFGF from the exons ATGGGGTTTCTGGGGGTGTACCGGGCCGTCTATGACTACGCGCCTcaggccgagggcgagctcgCAATCAACGACGGCGATCTGCTCTACGTCCTCGACAAGAATGGCGACGATGGCTGGTGGaaagcaaagaagaaggccggcgctgacgatgaggacgagcCGACAGGCCTCGTGCCTAACAACTATGTTGAACAG GCCAAACCTGTAGAGCACGCCCGCGCCCTTTACGATTATACGCGTCAgaccgacgaggagctctCATTTCCCGAAGACGCTCAGCTCGAGGTGTACGATACGTCAGACCCCGACTGGATCCTCAccggcctcgacggcgaATATGGCTTCGTTCCGTCTAATTACATCGAGATCGGTGGCTCTGAAGAACCTCCAGCACCGTCGTTGCCTCCCGCCCCCCCAGCTCTACCTTCGAGGCCGCAACCTGCTCCAGcccccgagcccgagcccgagaCGGCATCTCCGGACCTACCGAGCAGCGCTGCACCCGCTCTGGCGggtcctgctgctgctctcgcGGGTGTTATGCATGCCCGTGCAGCCTCTCAACAGTCTGCAGCCCCCCCGAAACCTCCTCGCGCTTCCGTTACGTTCAGCGAGCCCCCAGAATCCGACGACGAGCCTATCCGATCCCCTGCTCTCCCTGCTCGGCCGCGCGCGCCTGCTTCGCCGTCTCCGACATATGAGCATCCGGCTTCTCCAGTTAATATGCACTTCCACCAAGATCCTAATCGACGTCAGGATGTCGAGCGTACCCCTGGCGGTTTCCACTTGTACAATATCAATGAGATGATCTCAATTatgggcaagaagaagaagatgcctACCACACTGGGAATTAACCTTCTGACTGGAGTGATTTTGGTCGCACCCGAGCATGCTTCAGACGGACCTTCACAGGAGTGGACTGCGGACCGGATGACGCATTATTCACGGGAGGGGAAGCATGTCTTCATGGAACTCGTCCGCCCAAGCAAGAGCGTCGATTTCCACGCAGGAGCCAAGGACACTGCCGAGGAGATTGTCAGCGCATTGGGTGAGTTGGCCGGAGCTGTACGTGCCGAAGGACTCCGGGAGGTGATCATGGCGGGCACGCAGGGAAGCAGTGGTGGTGGCCAAAAGAAGGGTCAGGTTCTCTACGACTTCATGGCCCAAGGAGACGATGAGGTAACTGTCGCCGTAGGCGATGAGGTTATTATCCttgacaacaccaagagcgAAGAGTGGTGGCAAGTTCGCCGCCTTAAGAATGGCAAGGAAGGCGTCGTCCCAAGCAGCTATATCGAGATTACCGGTACtatctcgtcatcgtccgCCGGCATCAACTCTGCCAAGTCGCTCGTCGAGCAAAACCGCCTCGAAGAAATTCGATTGACTaaggaggccatcaaggcgaGCAAAGAACCTCAGCAGGTAGGGCCGGGAATGCCTCTTCCCAAACGAGGCAGTAGCCTCATGGCGAGAGAGAATGGTAGTAATTCGGGACAACAGCGGAGCCGTCGAGAAAATGGACGAAGCGAtggcagcagccagccacggTCCAAGCCTA AGCCAGACTCGTCCAAGGTGCGGACCTGGACAGATCGATCCCGATCCTTCAGTGTTGAAGCCCAGTTCCTGGGCCTTAAGGACGGCAAGATTCACCTGCACAAGATGAACGGTGTCAAGATTGCTGTTCCCATCAGCAAGATGTCTCGTGAAGACCTTGAGTACGTTGAAAACTTGACAGGCATCTCTTTGGAAGACGATAAGCCACTGGCAGATGTCAAGCGAGCTAGGaccgccgagaagaagtcCTCCGAATCTAGCACCACTGCCGGTGTGACCATCGAGAAAAACAAGTCCGACTACGACTGGTTCCAGTTTTTCTTGTCCTGCGAGGTTGCGGTAGGATTGTGTGAGCGCTACGCTCAGGCATTCATCAAAGATTCCATGGATGAGAGCGTTTTGTCCGATGTCGATGCAAGCACCCTCCGAGCTCTTGGCCTCCGCGAAGGCGACATCATCAAAGTCATGCGCCACCTGGACACCAAGTATGGCCGTACGCGTGGCGGGAAGAGAGGTGTTAGTTTTGCGGAGGGAGATGGCGAAGGTGCTTCTGGGGGTTTGTTCTCTGGACCTGGTGGTGCACTACGAAACAACACTCGCAAGGGTCGACCTGCGCCGGCGGTTCAGACAAGCGATGTCGTTGATGCTAGCGCTTTCTCCAAGTCAGACggctccaaggctgctgacGAGGATGCGAAGTCGCCAATACAGACTAGCCCAGCGAACAAGAGCCCCGAACCTCGCCAGGCGGCTTCTTCAGGATTTGACGATGATGCTTGGGACGTCAAGCCCAGTAAGCAACAGCCACCACCGCAATCACAGCCGCAACCCCCAGCCGAGTCCGCCCCGAAGCCTGCCCCGGAACCATcgccagcctctcctcctccaacacaGGCTTTGACGGGATCCATGAAGGAGTTGTCGCTCTTGTCAGCACCGCTTGAGCCTACAAAGACTGAGCCCACCCCTCCAGCCCCCAAGGTCGAAGTTGCTCCTGAGCAAACAGCAGCGTCGGTGCCTACGACGCAACCCCTCGGCGGCGCCACCCCGTCCTTCTTCACGTCAGTCGCACAAGCACGACAACGTCCTGCTCCACCACAGGCATCAGTGAACCAGGCATCCCTTGtgcctccaccacctcaAAGGCCTCTGTCGGCTCCGCAAACAGCTCAACCGAGCGGATTTGCTCCCCCACCGATGGTACCCCAGATGACGGGCGCGTTGCAGGGGCAGGTGGCACTCCCTGGCCAGAGCCTGAACGAGATAACCCAAGCTCGTCTGCAGCAGCAATACACTGCTCAGATGCAGCCTGCCATGACCGGATTTCCTGGACCACAGGGCCCTCAGCCCATGATGCCCTTCCCTACCGGTGCCGGCCAATTCATGCAGCCAATGATGACCGGAATGCAGGCGCCGAACCAATTCCAACCGATGCAGGCTCAGCCCACAGGCTTCCAGCCATCGTTTTCGGCCACACAGTCTATGTACGGAGCCCCTCCTGGAGGCATCAACAGCTACCTGCCACCGGCCCTCGAGCCCCAGCGAACGGGTATGCCTGGCCTGCCACCCCAAGTTACTGGTATGGGCGGTATGAACAACACGATGAACAACACGATGACCCCCCAGCCCCTGGTGCCGCAGCAGACCGGCCCACCACCCCCAGTCCGCTTTGGTGTATCAAATGAGCCTAAGAAGCTTGCTCCTCAGCCAACCGGACGAAGAGCAAACTTGGCACAAGCGA